A region from the Penaeus monodon isolate SGIC_2016 chromosome 17, NSTDA_Pmon_1, whole genome shotgun sequence genome encodes:
- the LOC119583240 gene encoding uncharacterized protein LOC119583240, protein MSRVSQNASESTIANTTFKKFSRQVKQTCDSEAILSPLKTLKNDKTILITKPDKGRGVVILNSCDYKQKILNILSDHTKFKRITTEVSTHLLYLEDKLKRLLRIIKTSGNESTYNFLMTSGSRPGLLYGLPKVHKPNIPLRPIISSIGTFNYNTAKFLVPIISPLTTNQYTIENSTTFVSEITSLTFQQPITMASFDVESLFTNVPLHETTDLIVNNLGAGTSISIASIKWQIILT, encoded by the exons ATGTCGAGGGTGAGTCAAAATGCTTCTGAATCAACAATAGCCAACACTACTTTCAAGAAATTTTCACGTCAAGTTAAACAGACATGTGATTCAGAGGCCATCCTATCTCCTCTAAAAACGCTTAAGAATGACAAAACAATATTGATTACCAAACCAGATAAAGGTCGGGGTGTTGTCATCTTAAATAGTTGTGACTATAAACAAAAGATCTTGAACATTCTCAGTGACCACACGAAATTCAAAAGAATTACCACTGAGGTATCAACTCATCTATTATACCTCGAAGACAAATTAAAACGACTACTCCGGATCATTAAAACCTCCGGTAATGAAAGCACTTACAATTTTCTtatgacttctggctccagacctggcCTTCTCTATGGACTCCCCAAAGTACATAAACCTAACATTCCCCTAAGGCCCATTATTTCTTCGATTGGCACTTTTaactataacactgcaaaattcctGGTTCCTATCATATCCCCTCTAACTACCAATCAGTACACAATTGAAAACTCTACTACCTTTGTAAGTGAAATTACATCCCTAACATTCCAACAACCCATTACCATGGCAAGTTTTGATGTTGAGTCATTGTTCAccaatgttccccttcatgaaaccacagatTTAATAGTCAATAAT ttaggagctgggacgtcTATTAGTATTGCTTCCATAAAATGGCAGATTATTTTGACTTAG